In one Myxococcota bacterium genomic region, the following are encoded:
- a CDS encoding enoyl-CoA hydratase-related protein, producing MPVTTERRGRILVARLDRPEKRNAMNAEMTRGLDDAMNELEDDDALWAGVLAGADGVFSAGSDLRDGQHNTTERGGPYGVVRRRRAKPLVAAVDGLAYGGGFEMVLACDLVVASRRASFALPEVKRGLFALYGGPLRAAHALPLNVARELALTGDPLAAERAERLGLVNVLCEEGRAVDEAVALAERICANGPVAVRATLRAINEPIEAADELAWEVSREGAEAIFAAEDTREGVAAFFEKRAPQWKGR from the coding sequence ATGCCCGTCACGACCGAGCGCCGCGGCCGCATCCTCGTCGCGCGCCTCGACCGCCCCGAGAAGCGCAACGCCATGAACGCCGAGATGACGCGGGGCCTCGACGACGCGATGAACGAGCTCGAGGACGACGACGCGCTCTGGGCCGGCGTGCTCGCCGGCGCCGACGGCGTCTTCTCGGCGGGCAGCGACCTGCGCGACGGCCAGCACAACACGACGGAGCGCGGCGGGCCCTACGGCGTCGTGCGGCGGCGGCGCGCGAAGCCGCTCGTCGCCGCGGTCGACGGGCTCGCCTACGGCGGCGGCTTCGAGATGGTGCTCGCGTGCGATCTCGTCGTGGCCTCGCGGCGCGCGAGCTTCGCGCTGCCCGAGGTGAAGCGCGGCCTCTTCGCGCTCTACGGAGGGCCGCTGCGCGCCGCGCACGCGCTGCCGCTCAACGTCGCGCGCGAGCTCGCGCTGACCGGCGACCCGCTCGCGGCCGAGCGCGCCGAGCGGCTCGGGCTCGTGAACGTGCTGTGCGAGGAGGGGCGCGCCGTCGACGAGGCGGTCGCGCTCGCCGAGCGCATCTGCGCGAACGGCCCGGTCGCCGTGCGCGCGACGCTGCGCGCCATCAACGAGCCGATCGAGGCGGCGGACGAGCTCGCGTGGGAGGTCTCGCGCGAGGGCGCCGAGGCGATCTTCGCCGCCGAGGACACGCGCGAGGGCGTCGCCGCGTTCTTCGAGAAGCGCGCGCCGCAGTGGAAGGGACGCTAG
- a CDS encoding MBOAT family O-acyltransferase: MLFHSAAFLFAFLPAVLAGTFALDRLFGRRAAIAWLVAASFVFYAWAVPAWALLLGGSVAFNFAVGRRLEGAAPQGGARGVLAFGVAANLALLGWFKYAGFFLDNVAWIAGRASPALDVALPIGISFFTFQNVAYLVDAQRGRARTYGLLEYALFIAFFPQLIAGPIVHHEELIPQLRRADALRPDAARLATGAAIFVVGLFKKVVVADRLALFADPGFAAAAASTGGGADAPLGALAAWGATLAFSLQIYFDFSGYTDMAIGLGRMFGVALPDNFLSPYKATSIVDFWRRWHVTLSRFLRDYVYIPLGGNRHGRPRRYANLMATMLLGGLWHGASWTFVAWGGLHGALLVANHGFRRLRRARGWTGTSAPGRALATLATTLAVVVAWVFFRADSFGTAAAMLASMAGAHGAGGDAPTFAGAYQALWLAAGFAAVWTLPTSRELIGEASRPVVHLQLGARRIGAVPSALAFGVLLFAIVGSSLDAGTQQFIYFQF; this comes from the coding sequence GTGCTCTTCCACTCCGCGGCGTTCCTGTTCGCGTTCCTGCCCGCCGTGCTCGCGGGCACCTTCGCGCTCGATCGCCTCTTCGGGCGGCGGGCCGCGATCGCGTGGCTCGTCGCGGCCTCCTTCGTCTTCTACGCGTGGGCGGTGCCGGCGTGGGCGCTGCTGCTCGGCGGCTCGGTCGCGTTCAACTTCGCCGTCGGGCGGCGGCTCGAGGGCGCGGCGCCGCAGGGCGGTGCGCGCGGCGTGCTCGCGTTCGGCGTCGCGGCGAACCTCGCGCTCCTCGGCTGGTTCAAGTACGCGGGCTTCTTCCTCGACAACGTCGCCTGGATCGCGGGGCGCGCGTCGCCCGCACTCGACGTCGCGCTCCCGATCGGCATCTCGTTCTTCACCTTCCAGAACGTCGCCTATCTCGTCGACGCGCAGCGCGGGCGCGCGCGCACCTACGGCCTGCTCGAGTACGCGCTCTTCATCGCGTTCTTCCCGCAGCTGATCGCGGGGCCGATCGTCCACCACGAGGAGCTGATCCCGCAGCTGCGGCGCGCGGACGCGCTGCGCCCCGATGCGGCGCGCCTCGCGACGGGCGCGGCGATCTTCGTCGTCGGGCTCTTCAAGAAGGTCGTGGTCGCCGACCGGCTCGCGCTCTTCGCCGACCCGGGCTTCGCCGCGGCAGCCGCGAGCACGGGCGGCGGCGCCGACGCACCGCTCGGCGCGCTCGCGGCCTGGGGCGCGACGCTCGCGTTCTCGCTGCAGATCTACTTCGACTTCTCGGGCTACACGGACATGGCGATCGGTCTCGGTCGCATGTTCGGCGTCGCCCTGCCCGACAACTTCCTGTCGCCGTACAAGGCGACGAGCATCGTCGACTTCTGGCGACGCTGGCACGTGACGCTCTCGCGCTTCCTGCGCGACTACGTCTACATCCCGCTCGGCGGCAACCGCCACGGCCGCCCGCGCCGCTACGCGAACCTCATGGCGACGATGCTGCTCGGCGGCCTCTGGCACGGCGCGTCGTGGACGTTCGTCGCGTGGGGCGGGCTGCACGGCGCGCTGCTCGTCGCGAACCACGGCTTCCGAAGGCTGCGGCGCGCGCGGGGATGGACGGGAACCTCGGCGCCGGGCCGCGCGCTCGCCACGCTCGCGACGACGCTCGCCGTCGTCGTGGCCTGGGTCTTCTTCCGCGCCGATTCGTTCGGAACCGCGGCCGCCATGCTCGCGAGCATGGCGGGCGCGCACGGCGCGGGCGGGGACGCACCGACGTTCGCGGGCGCCTATCAAGCGCTCTGGCTCGCCGCGGGCTTCGCGGCCGTGTGGACGCTGCCGACTTCGCGCGAGCTCATAGGCGAGGCGTCGCGGCCGGTCGTGCACCTGCAGCTCGGTGCGCGTCGCATCGGCGCCGTGCCGAGCGCGCTCGCGTTCGGCGTCCTGCTGTTCGCCATCGTCGGGAGCTCGCTCGATGCGGGAACCCAGCAGTTCATCTACTTCCAGTTCTAG
- a CDS encoding succinylglutamate desuccinylase/aspartoacylase family protein, with translation MRAMRALAATAVVLLAAAVATPPAAAREPAPEFGTPRGEKRRFEVRSSESFAGVSVETPVFVTRGRLPGPTLCLVAGIHGDELNGVEIVRRIVEQLDPELLAGTLVAVPIANPHGYNRSSRYLPDRRDLNRYFPGRTTGSSASRIAFVLFEDVIRPCTYLIDFHTGSFHRTNLPHIRANLDDAKTAEFAKAFGADLVVHNRGRLGTLRRAAADAGIPSVIYEAGEPMRLREDEIEQGVAGTTRAMHALRMLQPYAEPTPPRQVIRRTHWVRVDRGGLMLAIVQIGETVKRGQLLGTVIDPLSSARGEIRSPYAGTIIGQALDQVVMPGFAAFHLALAAQEGAGLPSSALEGDVRPEDPEVEPDERPE, from the coding sequence ATGCGCGCCATGCGCGCGCTCGCGGCCACCGCGGTCGTCCTCCTCGCCGCGGCCGTCGCCACGCCGCCGGCAGCGGCGCGCGAGCCCGCTCCCGAGTTCGGCACGCCGCGCGGCGAGAAGCGCCGCTTCGAGGTGCGCTCGAGCGAATCGTTCGCGGGCGTGTCGGTCGAGACGCCCGTCTTCGTGACGCGAGGCCGCCTGCCCGGCCCGACGCTCTGCCTGGTCGCCGGCATCCACGGCGACGAGCTCAACGGCGTCGAGATCGTCCGCCGCATCGTCGAGCAGCTCGACCCCGAGCTGCTCGCCGGGACGCTCGTCGCCGTGCCGATCGCGAACCCGCACGGCTACAACCGCAGCTCCCGCTACCTGCCCGACCGCCGCGACCTGAACCGCTACTTCCCCGGCCGCACGACGGGCAGCTCGGCCTCGCGCATCGCGTTCGTGCTGTTCGAGGACGTGATCCGTCCGTGCACGTACCTGATCGACTTCCACACGGGCTCGTTCCACCGCACGAACCTCCCGCACATCCGCGCGAACCTCGACGACGCGAAGACCGCGGAGTTCGCGAAGGCGTTCGGCGCCGACCTGGTCGTGCACAACCGCGGGCGGCTCGGGACGCTGCGGCGCGCGGCCGCCGACGCGGGCATCCCGTCGGTGATCTACGAGGCGGGCGAGCCGATGCGCCTGCGCGAGGACGAGATCGAGCAGGGGGTCGCCGGCACGACGCGCGCGATGCACGCGCTGCGCATGCTGCAGCCGTACGCCGAGCCGACGCCGCCGCGCCAGGTCATCCGCCGCACGCACTGGGTGCGCGTCGACCGCGGCGGGCTCATGCTCGCGATCGTCCAGATCGGCGAGACCGTGAAGCGCGGGCAGCTGCTCGGCACGGTGATCGACCCGCTGTCGAGCGCGCGCGGCGAGATCCGCTCGCCCTACGCGGGGACGATCATCGGGCAGGCGCTCGACCAGGTCGTGATGCCCGGCTTCGCCGCGTTCCACCTCGCGCTCGCCGCGCAGGAGGGCGCGGGCCTGCCGAGCTCGGCGCTCGAGGGCGACGTGCGCCCCGAGGATCCGGAAGTGGAGCCCGATGAACGCCCCGAGTAG
- a CDS encoding succinylglutamate desuccinylase/aspartoacylase family protein gives MAERAPLVIAGTPVAPGQRANVRIPVARRMTSGEVEIPACVVRGKRDGPVLFVCAALHGDEINGTAIVRELLRMPQLAGLAGTLIAVPVVNVYGFVSHNRYLPDRRDLNRSFPGSATGSLASRLAHAFVSEVVEKSTHGVDLHTGALHRANLPQVRAMLDSKEVVAMARAFGTPVVLDSPLRDGSLREAAHERGIPMVVYEGGEALRFDELAIRAGLRGVVAVMRELGMLRASRRASAPRKPYVARGSQWVRAPETGVLVTRVRLGARVEKGAVLGAISDPLGEDETLVRSPIDGVLIGRTNLPLANEGDALFHVASFRRTRTVAEEVETFREEVVADPELL, from the coding sequence ATGGCTGAGCGCGCGCCGCTCGTCATCGCGGGAACGCCCGTCGCGCCGGGCCAGCGCGCGAACGTCCGCATTCCCGTCGCACGCCGCATGACCTCGGGCGAGGTCGAGATCCCCGCCTGCGTCGTGCGCGGGAAGCGCGACGGGCCCGTCCTCTTCGTGTGCGCCGCGCTCCACGGCGACGAGATCAACGGCACGGCGATCGTGCGCGAGCTGCTGCGCATGCCGCAGCTCGCCGGGCTCGCCGGAACGCTGATCGCCGTGCCCGTCGTGAACGTCTACGGCTTCGTCTCGCACAATCGCTACCTGCCCGATCGCCGCGATCTGAACCGCTCCTTCCCCGGCTCGGCGACGGGCTCGCTCGCGAGCCGGCTCGCGCACGCGTTCGTGAGCGAGGTGGTCGAGAAGAGCACGCACGGCGTCGACCTGCACACGGGCGCGCTCCACCGCGCGAACCTGCCGCAGGTGCGCGCGATGCTCGATTCGAAGGAGGTCGTCGCGATGGCGCGCGCCTTCGGCACGCCGGTCGTGCTCGACTCGCCGCTGCGCGACGGCTCGCTGCGCGAGGCGGCGCACGAGCGCGGCATCCCGATGGTCGTCTACGAGGGCGGGGAGGCGCTGCGCTTCGACGAGCTCGCGATCCGCGCGGGGCTGCGCGGCGTCGTCGCCGTGATGCGCGAGCTCGGCATGCTGCGCGCGTCGCGCCGCGCGAGCGCGCCGCGCAAGCCCTACGTCGCGCGCGGCAGCCAGTGGGTGCGCGCGCCCGAGACGGGCGTGCTCGTCACGCGCGTGCGGCTCGGCGCGCGCGTCGAGAAGGGCGCCGTGCTCGGCGCGATCTCCGACCCGCTCGGCGAGGACGAGACGCTCGTGCGCTCGCCGATCGACGGCGTGCTGATCGGCCGCACGAACCTCCCGCTCGCGAACGAGGGCGACGCGCTCTTCCACGTCGCGAGCTTCCGGCGCACGCGCACGGTGGCCGAGGAGGTCGAGACCTTCCGCGAGGAGGTCGTCGCGGACCCGGAGCTGCTGTAG
- the rimK gene encoding 30S ribosomal protein S6--L-glutamate ligase — MKIAILSRGTRLYSTRRLKEACAARGHKAKVLDTLDFAIETQQGQPELFYKNRPLSTYDAVIPRIGASITLYGTAVVRQFEQMGVFCLNSSQAIGVSRDKLRSMQILSRHRVGIPRTAFVHELDEIVPTIDRMGGPPVVIKLLEGTQGIGVLLADTANVAQSIIEVLRSAANQHVLIQEFVKESKGRDVRAFVVGNRVVAAMRRVAQGGEFRSNVHRGGRAEAIARLDPEFERTALHAAQIMGLRVAGVDMLEAADGPRVMEVNSSPGLEGIEAATGVDVAGAVVELIEEEVLFPEVDIRQRLTLQSGYSVLEVPVDDRSELCGKSIKETGLRDRDVVVMAIHRGSVSIPNPKGSREILAGDVLLCFGKTLHLKSLAPRRRRPPGRRRASAPAPPVRLAGDEPVASVPAPEAPEAPAVGDAAAGASGGGAPSDG, encoded by the coding sequence ATGAAGATCGCCATCCTCTCGCGTGGCACGCGCCTGTACAGCACGCGCCGCCTCAAGGAGGCCTGCGCGGCGCGCGGTCACAAGGCGAAGGTGCTCGACACGCTCGACTTCGCGATCGAGACGCAGCAGGGACAGCCCGAGCTCTTCTACAAGAACCGCCCGCTCTCGACCTACGACGCCGTGATCCCGCGCATCGGCGCGTCGATCACGCTCTACGGCACGGCCGTCGTGCGCCAGTTCGAGCAGATGGGCGTCTTCTGTCTCAACAGCTCGCAGGCGATCGGCGTGTCGCGCGACAAGCTGCGCTCGATGCAGATCCTGAGTCGCCACCGCGTCGGCATCCCGCGCACCGCGTTCGTGCACGAGCTCGACGAGATCGTGCCGACGATCGATCGCATGGGCGGCCCGCCCGTCGTGATCAAGCTGCTCGAGGGGACGCAGGGCATCGGCGTCCTGCTCGCGGACACCGCCAACGTCGCGCAGTCGATCATCGAGGTGTTGCGGAGCGCGGCCAACCAGCACGTGTTGATCCAGGAGTTCGTGAAGGAGAGCAAGGGCCGCGACGTGCGCGCGTTCGTCGTCGGCAACCGCGTCGTCGCGGCGATGCGCCGCGTGGCGCAGGGCGGCGAGTTCCGCAGCAACGTCCACCGCGGCGGCCGGGCCGAGGCCATCGCCCGGCTCGACCCCGAGTTCGAGCGCACGGCCCTCCACGCGGCGCAGATCATGGGCCTGCGCGTGGCCGGCGTCGACATGCTCGAGGCGGCGGACGGGCCGCGCGTCATGGAGGTGAACTCGTCGCCCGGCCTCGAGGGCATCGAGGCGGCGACCGGCGTCGACGTCGCGGGCGCGGTCGTCGAGCTGATCGAGGAGGAGGTGCTCTTCCCCGAGGTCGACATCCGCCAGCGCCTGACGCTGCAGAGCGGCTACTCCGTGCTCGAGGTGCCCGTCGACGACCGCTCGGAGCTGTGCGGCAAGTCGATCAAGGAGACGGGGCTGCGCGACCGCGACGTGGTCGTCATGGCCATCCACCGCGGCAGCGTGTCGATCCCGAACCCGAAGGGCTCGCGCGAGATCCTGGCCGGCGACGTGCTGCTCTGCTTCGGGAAGACGCTGCACCTCAAGAGCCTCGCGCCGCGGCGCCGCCGGCCGCCCGGGCGGCGGCGCGCCTCCGCGCCCGCGCCGCCCGTGCGGCTCGCGGGCGACGAGCCGGTCGCGAGCGTTCCCGCGCCCGAGGCGCCCGAGGCGCCCGCGGTCGGCGACGCGGCGGCCGGCGCGTCCGGCGGAGGCGCGCCGAGCGATGGCTGA
- a CDS encoding UUP1 family membrane protein, translating into MLPSVRWTGAALIALGASVFAWKVLVARVPLLPAQGERLWRVELEISVRGRGQRGSVRAALPSTEPGQRIMDEGVVSQQLDHSVRNEPGGRVAVWGGRLDGMVELRQAYRVELQRVELALPSTPMPKVPDEIAQSFLISTATIPAKSRELASLLGSLSLPAGDDPAGTVRAIFAFVANEVSLDNEESDDALIALAHRVGSPVGKARLLTAMLRASGVPARRVQGLDLQDNGRPRPKTWVEAWIGEWVPMSPEDGLLGLRPARWLALSRDEGPTLSSTSTNAVDARHRARREWLGHDELATLMTPPNAIAARLSLFRLPLATQAALRVLLLLPIGALGIAVLRNVVGIRTFGTFTPILFALALRLTDLVTGMGLVVAVASLGLLSRLLLGRLHLLLVPRLCVLLCVVVLGLAALAVVGRESEIAALFGGSLLPVVILVMLVERFTVTLQEEGARHALTRLAWTFAVAAMIHPILQNALLDHWMFGFPELVLVVAGLLIWIGGYTGYRLSELLRFRTFAPARAGVGGGGAP; encoded by the coding sequence ATGCTGCCGTCGGTGAGATGGACGGGCGCGGCGCTGATCGCGCTCGGCGCGTCGGTGTTCGCGTGGAAGGTGCTCGTCGCGCGCGTTCCGCTCCTCCCGGCGCAGGGCGAGCGCCTGTGGCGCGTCGAGCTCGAGATCTCCGTGCGCGGGCGCGGTCAGCGCGGGAGCGTGCGCGCCGCGCTGCCGTCGACCGAGCCCGGCCAGCGCATCATGGACGAGGGCGTCGTCTCGCAGCAGCTCGACCACTCGGTGCGCAACGAGCCGGGCGGGCGCGTCGCGGTGTGGGGCGGGCGGCTCGACGGCATGGTCGAGCTGCGCCAGGCCTATCGCGTCGAGCTGCAGCGCGTCGAGCTCGCGCTCCCGAGCACGCCGATGCCGAAGGTGCCCGACGAGATCGCGCAGAGCTTCCTGATCTCGACGGCCACGATCCCCGCGAAGTCGCGCGAGCTCGCGTCGCTGCTCGGCTCGCTCTCGCTGCCGGCGGGCGACGACCCGGCCGGCACCGTGCGCGCGATCTTCGCCTTCGTCGCGAACGAGGTGTCGCTCGACAACGAGGAGTCGGACGACGCGCTGATCGCGCTCGCCCACCGCGTCGGCAGCCCCGTCGGCAAGGCGCGGCTGCTGACGGCGATGCTCCGCGCGAGCGGCGTTCCCGCGCGGCGCGTGCAGGGGCTCGACCTGCAGGACAACGGGCGGCCGCGCCCGAAGACGTGGGTCGAGGCGTGGATCGGCGAGTGGGTGCCGATGTCGCCCGAGGACGGCCTGCTCGGGCTTCGCCCCGCGCGCTGGCTCGCGCTCTCGCGCGACGAGGGGCCGACGCTGTCGTCGACGAGCACGAACGCGGTCGACGCGCGCCACCGCGCGCGGCGCGAGTGGCTCGGCCACGACGAGCTCGCGACGCTGATGACGCCGCCGAACGCGATCGCGGCGCGGCTGTCGCTCTTCCGCCTGCCGCTCGCCACGCAGGCCGCGCTGCGCGTGCTGCTGCTGCTGCCGATCGGCGCGCTCGGCATCGCCGTGCTTCGCAACGTCGTCGGCATCCGCACGTTCGGGACGTTCACGCCCATCCTGTTCGCGCTCGCGCTGCGGCTGACCGACCTCGTGACCGGCATGGGGCTCGTCGTCGCCGTCGCATCGCTCGGCCTGCTGAGCCGGCTCCTGCTCGGACGCCTGCACCTGCTGCTCGTGCCGCGCCTGTGCGTGCTGCTGTGCGTCGTCGTGCTCGGGCTCGCCGCACTCGCCGTGGTCGGGCGCGAGAGCGAGATCGCCGCGCTCTTCGGCGGCTCGCTGCTGCCCGTCGTCATCCTCGTCATGCTGGTCGAGCGCTTCACCGTGACGCTGCAGGAGGAGGGCGCGCGCCACGCGCTGACGCGACTCGCGTGGACGTTCGCCGTCGCGGCGATGATCCACCCCATCCTGCAGAACGCGCTGCTCGACCACTGGATGTTCGGCTTCCCCGAGCTCGTGCTCGTCGTGGCCGGGCTGCTGATCTGGATCGGCGGCTACACGGGCTACCGGCTTTCCGAGCTGTTGCGCTTCCGCACGTTCGCGCCCGCGCGCGCGGGCGTCGGGGGAGGCGGCGCACCGTGA